Within the Dechloromonas denitrificans genome, the region TCGCTGCGCTGGCCCAGTCGCGCTGAGCGGGTGCTGAAAGGCATGCGAGTTAGCCAATACAAAACCATGATGCGCTGCACAAAATTAATCGCTCTCGGACTGGGCTTGAGCGCCAGCCTCGCCTTCGCCCAGCCGGCCTATGACCTGCCGCATCTGGAAGCGTTGGCCATGGAATCGAGCCGGGCGGTTCTCGCCGCCCGCGATCAGGTAACGGCGGCACGTTCGGCGATCGACAGCGCCGGCGCCTTCGCCAATCCCGAAGTCGAGTTCCTCGCCGGTACGGCACGTTCGCGAGGGGCGGCCGGTAATCCGGGCGATGCCCGCAGCCTGACCTTGACCCAGCCGCTCGACATGCCGTGGCGTCGGGTAGCCCGGATCGGTGCGGCCGAGGCCGGGCTGGATGTCACCGTGGCGGCCACACGGGCTTTCGAGGCCGACATCCTGGCCCGTCTGCGCATGCGTTACTTCGAAGTGTTGCGGCGTCAGGTCGAGTTGCAGAACGCCTTGGAGGATGCCGCGCTGATGGACGATGTGCGCTCGCGGATTGCCTTGCGCGTCGAGGTCGGCGAGGCGCCGCGTTTCGAGCTGATCAAGGCCGATGCGGAAATGCTGATGGCCCGGAAAACCGCCCAGGCGGCGGGCTTTCGCGTTGAGCAGTCGCGCTCCTTGCTGCGCCAGGCGGTCGGCAATGCGCTGCCGGCTGACTTTACGCTGAGCGGGCGGCTCAGGGATGTGCCCGATCTGCCGCCGCTGCCCGGCCTGAGCAAGCAACTGGCGGAAAACAGCCCCGATTTGGCGCGGGCCCGTGCCGAAATGCGCCGCGCCCAGCGTCAGCTTGATTTCGAGAAAGCCCAGCGCTGGCCCAACCTGGCGCTGAAAGCCAGCGTCGATGAGGACCCCGATATGCGCACCTCGAAGTTCGGCGTCGTCGTCTCGATCCCGCTCTGGGATCGGCGGCGCGGACCAGTCGGCGAAGCGGCGGCGCAACTGGCGCGGAGCCGCAACGAGTTGGAGGCCCAGGAGTTTTCGCTGGGCCAGGCGTTGCAGGTGGCCTATCAGCAATATGAAATCGCCGAGGCGCAGGTCACCGCGCTGGAAGGCGGCATCGTCAAGCAGGCCCAGGCGGCCCTGAAGGTGGCCGAATCGGCCTACCGCTTTGGCGAGCGCGGTTTCCTTGAAGTGCTTGATGCCCAGCGCGTTTATCGCGCGGCGCGTTCCGAATTGATTGCGGCTGCCTACGAACTGGCAGCGGCCTGGGTTGATATTGAAAGGCTGCGGGCGACTCCCGGAGAAAAAACAGAATGAAAAATGCGTTGGTTTTACTGTTGAGCGCGGCGCTGCTGCTTGGCTGCGACAAGGAGGATGCGCCAGGGGCCGCCGCCCCGGTTGCCGATCCGGCGGTCGTCACACCGGCCCCGGAACTGTTGGCGCAGCTCAAGCTGCACCAGGTCACTACCGAGCCGGTCGCGGAAACCTTGCGGGTGGCCGGGAAGATCGATTTTGACGAACAGCGTCTGGCGCGGATCGGGGCGACGGTAACCGGGCGGGTCACCCAGATCGACGCCCTGCTTGGCCAAGCGGTCAAAAAGGGCGAGGTCCTGGCGCGCCTGAACAGCAGTGAACTGTCCAGTCAGCAATTGGCCTACCTCAAGGCGCGCGCCCAGCTCGAACTGAACCGGCGCAACGCCGAACGGGCGAAGGCGCTGTTCCAGGCCGATGTGATCGGAGCCGCTGAACTGCAGCGGCGCGAAAGCGAACACCAGATTTCGCTGGCCGAAACCCGGGCCGCCGCCGACCAGTTGCAATTGCTCGGCGTCAGCCCGGCGGCCATCGACCGTTTGGCCAAGCAGGGCGCCGTCGATTCGGTGACGCCGGTGGTGGCCAGCCTGGGCGGCGTGGTTGTCGAACGCAAGCTGGCGCAGGGACAGGTTGTGCAGCCGGCCGATGCCTTGTTTGTCGTCGCCGACCTGACCCGGTTGTGGGCGGTGGCCCAGGTGCCGGAGCAGCAGGTCAGCCAGGTCAAGACCGGGCAGATCGTCAACATCGAAGTGCCGGCGCTGGGTAATGAGAAGCTGGTCGGCAAGCTGATTTTCGTCGGCCAGACGATCGATCCGGACACCCGGACCGTGCTGGTGCGGACCGAACTCGACAATGCCGATGGCCGTTTGAAGCCGGCCATGCTGGCCACCATGCTGATCGAGGCGAAGGCCGTCGACCGCCTGGTCGTGCCGGCCAGCGCCGTGGTGCGCGAGAACGACGAAGACCACGTCTTCGTTGCCGAGGCGAATGGGGCATTCCGGCTGCTCAAGGTCAAGCTGGGGCCGGAGCAGGGCGGACGGCGGGTCGTGCTGTCCGGCCTGAAAGGCCAGGAAAAGCTGGTCATCGACGGCGCTTTCCACCTGAACAACGAGCGTAATCGCAAGGAAATGGAGGGCGCGTGATCGAGTCACTAGTTCGTGCGGCGCTCAAGCAGCGCCTGATTGTCGTCGTCATCGCCATCGTGCTTTTTGTGTTTGGTATGGATGCCGCACGCAAGCTGTCGGTTGATGCCTTCCCCGATGTCACCAATGTCCAGGTCCAGATCGCCACCGAGGCGCAAGGGCGCTCGCCGGAAGAGGTCGAGCGCTTTGCCACCGTGCCGCTCGAAGTGGCGATGACCGGCCTGCCCGGGCTGGAGGAAATGCGCTCCTTGAACAAGCCGGGCCTGTCGCTGATCACCCTGGTCTTCAACGACAAGACGGATGTCTATTTTGCCCGCCAGTTGGTCATGGAGCGCCTGCTCGAAGTCGGTTCGCGCCTGCCGCAGGGCATCACGCCAGTGCTCGGGCCGGTGTCGACCGGCCTCGGCGAGGTCTATCAATACACGCTGGAACGCCCGGACGATGGCGACCGGACCTTGACGCCGGAAGAGCTGATGCAGCGCCGGATTGCCCAGGATTGGGTGGTCCGGCCGTTGTTGCGCTCGATTCCCGGGGTGGCCGAGATCAACTCCCAGGGTGGCTATGCCAAGCAGTACCAGGTGCTGGTCAACCCCGACAAGTTGCGCCATTACGGCTTGTCGGTGGCTGATGTCTATCAGGCGGTCGGGCGCAACAACGCCAATGCCGGCGGCGGTGTGCTGCCGCAATTCGCCGAGCAGTACCTGATTCGCGGCGTCGGCCTGGTCCGTGACCTGGAAGACCTGCGCGCCATCGTGCTGCGCGAAAAGGACGGTGTGCCGGTCTATGTCCGCGATGTCGCGGAAGTGGAGATCGGCCACGAGGTGCGCCAGGGCGCGGTGATCAAGAATGGGGTGACCGAGGCGGTTGGCGGTGTGGTGATGATGACCGCCGGCGGCAACGCCAAGGCGGTGGTCGGCCTGATCAAGGCGCGAGTCGATGAGATCAACGCCAAGGGCATGTTGCCGGATGGCCTGAAAATCACCGCCTACTACGACCGTTCCGAACTCGTCGATGCCGCCTTGTGGACCGTCACCAAGGTCTTGCTGGAAGGCGTCGTGCTCGTCGTCGTCGTGCTGTTCCTCTTCCTCGGCGATGTCCGCTCCTCGCTGATCGTCGTCGCCACCCTGGTGCTGACGCCGCTGCTGACCTTCATGGCGATGAACCAGTTGGGCATTTCGGCCAACCTGATGTCGCTGGGCGGTCTGGCGATCGCCATCGGTCTGATGGTCGATGGTTCGGTGGTGGTGGTCGAGAATGCCTTCCTCCAGCTCGGCCGTCAGGCCAAGTCCGGCGAAAGCCAGCTGCGGGTGATATTGCGGGCGGTGGTCGAAGTTGCGACGCCGGTCATCTTCGGTGTCGGCATCATCATCCTGGTGTTCCTGCCGCTGATGACGCTGCAGGGCATGGAAGGCAAGATGTTTGCGCCGCTCGCCTACACCATTGCCATTGCGCTGGGCATTTCGCTGATCCTGTCGATGACCCTGACGCCGGTGATGTCGACCTACCTGCTCAAGCCGCCGGTCCATGATGGCGATCACGACACCAAGCTGATCGCCGCGATGAAGAAGCGCTACATGAAGCTGCTGCACTGGACGCTGGGCAACGAGAAGAAGACCGTTACCCTGGCTGTCGCGGCTTTCGTCGCGACGGTCGGCGTCCTGCCCTTCCTCGGCACCGCCTTCATTCCGGAAATGAAGGAAGGCTCGGTGGTGCCCGGCATCAACCGGGTGCCGAACATCTCCCTCGACGAATCGATCAAGATGGAAATGGAGGCGATGCGCTTGGTCATGCAGGTGCCCGGCGTCAAATCGGCGGTCTCCGGCGTCGGTCGGGGTGAGTCGCCGGCCGATCCGCAGGGGCCGAACGAATCGACCCCCATCGTCAGCCTGAAGCCGCGCAGCGAGTGGCCGTCCGGTTGGAACCAGGACGATATTCAGGATGCCATGCGCGACAAGCTGAAAGCCTTGCCCGGCGTGCAGATTGTCATGGCCCAGCCGATTTCTGACCGGGTCGACGAAATGGTGACCGGGGTTCGTTCGGACATTGCCGTCAAGGTGTTTGGCGACGATCTCGATCAACTGCGAAAAATTGCCGGCCAGATCGGCAAGGTGGCGCAGGCGCTGCCCGGCGCGCAGGATCTGCGCATCGAGCGGATCAGCGGCCAGCAGTATCTGTCGGTCGAAATCGACCGGCAGGCCATTGCCCGGCTCGGCATCAACGTCTCGGATGTCAACGATCTGCTGGAAACGGCGATTGGTGGCAAGGTGGCGACGGAAATCTTCGAAGGCGAGCGCCGCTTTCCCGGGGTCGTTCGCCTGCCGGAGCGCTTCCGGAATAATGTCGAGGCGATCTCGAACGTCCTGATCACCTCGCCGAACGGCGCCCAGGCCCGCCTGGCCGACGTCGCGCAAATCAAGGTGATGGACGGTCCGGCCCAGATTTCGCGTGAACTCGGCAAGCGTCGCATTGTCGTCGGTGTTAACGTCAAGGATCGCGACCTCGGCAGTTTCGTCGCCGAGCTGCAGCAAAAAGTCGGGCAGGAGATCAAGTTGCCGGAAGGCTATTACCTCGAGTGGGGCGGTCAGTTCCAGAACATGGAGCGGGCGCTGGGCCACCTGACGGTGATTATCCCGATCACCATTGCGGCCATTTTCTTCCTGCTGTTCCTGCTCTTCAATTCGCTGCGTTTCGCCACGCTGATCATTACCGTACTGCCCTTCGCCTCGATCGGCGGCATCGTCGGTCTGTTCGTCAGCCGGGAATACCTGTCGGTGCCGGCCTCGGTCGGCTTCATCGCGCTGTGGGGCATCGCCGTGCTCAACGGTGTCGTGCTCGTCTCGTATATTCGCGGCTTGCGTCAGGAAGGACGCACCGTGCGTGAGGCGGTGATCGAAGGGGCATCGCTGCGTTTCCGGCCGGTGATGATGACGGCAACCGTCGCCATGCTTGGCCTGATTCCCTTCCTGTTCTCCAACGGGCCGGGTTCGGAAGTGCAGCGGCCGCTGGCGATTGTCGTCATCGGCGGGCTGATCACCTGCACCTTGCTGACGCTGCTGGTTTTGCCAACCATTTACCGCTGGTTTGACGATGAGGAGGTCGAAGCATGAAAGAAATCAAGGCGGTTATCCGCCCCAACAAACTGTCCGCATTGCGTGACGCGCTGGTTTCCCTGCCCGGTTTTCCCGGCATGACGGTTACCCGCGTCGAAGGTTGCAGTGCGCCATCGCGCCATGTGGCAAGGCATACGATCAAGGAGGTGCTGACCGATTACACCGCCAAGGTGCGGATCGAGATCGTTGCTCCCGACGATGTCGCCGAAGCCATTTTCCAGCGGATTACCGAGGTCGCCCAGACCGGCCATTATGGTGATGGCCTGGTCTGGATCACCGAACTTGAGAAGGCCGCTTTCATTTTCAAGAGCACGCCAGGCGCAGATTAGTACTGCATGTTTTTTCGGTGTATTACTTTCGTGATATGTGAAGCTTTTCACGCTGGGATTCGCCAGGCATTTGTACACTCGACAGCTGTTCATGTCCCGATTTGGGTGGGCGGCTTGTCGAGTTTATGGAAAATGTACTGAATCCTGGCGCCAGCCTTACGCTGATGTCGCCGACCGAATTGCAGGAAGGCGTCGCCAGCCTTTCGCGTGGGGCCTATTTCAAAGAGGCCTCGTTCGAGATGACGCTGAGCATCCTCACCGAGTCCGCGGCGCAGATGTCGGGCATCGAGCGGGTCAGCATCTGGGCGTTGACCGATCAGCAGCAGGAATTGCGCTGCCTGGATCTCTATGAATTGGCCGGGCGCCGGCACAGTCGCGGCGAGGCGGTGCGGGCCAGCCGCTATCCGCGCTATTTCATCGATTTGAGCAGTGCGAACTGCATTTCCGCCGACGACGCCAGCTTGCATCCATCGACCGCCGAGTTCGCCGGCGATTATCTGGCCAAGCACAAAATAACCGCCATGCTCGATACGCCGATACATATCCGCGGCGAGTTGCAGGGCGTTTTTCGCCTCGAACAGGTCGGCTCGCGCCAGCCCTGGGCAACGGCCCACCGGCTCTTTGCCCATGCCGTGGCGAATCTGGTGACGCTGGCGCTGGTCGAGTATGAAGCCGACGAGGCGCGGCGTTTGGCGGCGAGCGCCAAGGAGCGCCTGGAGGCGGTATTCAGTGCCTCACGGGATGCCCTGTTGCTGTCCGATGGGGAAAGCGGGGTGATTCTCGATGCCAATCGTCAGGCGGAAAAGCTGTTTGGCTGCGCGCGTCGCGAACTGGTCGGGCGGCATCACCGGCAATTGCATCCGGAATCGGTCGCGGCGAAAGCGGCTCGCGAGTTTCAACGGGTCCTTGATGGGCTGGGCGATGCCGTGCAGCTCTCGGAAATCAAGCGTAGCGACGGCACGGTCCAGGCGGTCGAAATCACCACTGAAGTCGCCGATCTCAGCGACGGCCGGCGCCTGGCGCTCGGCATTTTTCGCCAGGTTTAGGCGTCGACCAACGCAATCGCCGCAGTCAATTGGCGCAGGCTCTCGTTGATCCGCCGGCGGGCGGCATCGTTGTCGAGATCAAGTTCACTGCCGACGAGATCGGCCAGTTGGCGCCCCTGATGCATGAGGCCGTAGAGTTCGAGATGCTCCGCCTGCTGGGCGATCTGCGTCGCTGCACTCTTCAGTGCATAGGCATCGGGCGGTAGGGCAGCCAGCGCGTCATGCATCTGTTCGATGTGTTCCCGGGCTTCCTCGGCAAACAAGTGGTCGAGCACCGCTGAGCGCTCGCCGGCTTCCGGGCGCACGCTCAGCGTCGCCTCCAGTCGCTGGGCGAAATGACGGGCGCGCTCGGCAAAAACCTTGTGTTCCAGACCGCCTGCTTCGCCGAGACACTCGATGGTCGCGGTCAGTGCCGCAATCAGGCGCGGGGCAGTCGTCCGTTCCAGCTGATCGGCGGCGCTGGCCAGCGCTTCACCCAGGCGCAGGCAGTCGGCATCGGCGGTTTCCAGCGCCACGCCATAGAGCGCAAAAATGGCGCTGCGCACTGCGCTGCCATCGTCGCGGTAGCGATCCGACCAGGCCTGGGCGAGACAACCGCAAGCGGCAATCCAGTGCTCGTTGAGCTTTTCATCGAAACGCAGTGGCTGTGGTTTGGCCAGCCAGGGCAGGATGGCGGCGGTCGCCTCCAGGGTGGGGGCGAGCGCCGCGCGGGTTTCCTCGAGATCCTTCTCGGGGATGTCGGACATGTCGATGATTATTGCGCGGCCAGTTTGGCGAAGGCGGAAACAACTTCCGGCGGCGCCTGGACCAGTTCGATCAGTACGCCTTCGCCGCCGATCGGAAATTCTTCATTGCCCTTCGGGTGCAGAAAGGTGATGTCGAAGCCGGCGGCGCCCTTGCGGATGCCGCCCGGGGCGAAACGCACGCCATTGGCCGACAGCCATTCGACGGCCTTGGGCAGGTCGTCGATCCACAGGCCGACGTGATTGAGCGGCGTGGTGTGCACGGCCGGTTTCTTTTCCGGGTCGAGCGGCTGCATCAGGTCGACTTCAACCTTGAACGGGCCGGTGCCCATGGCGCAGATGTCCTCGTCGACGTTCTCGCGCTCGGAAACGAAAGTGCTGGTGATTTCGAGGCCGAATTTCTCGACCCACAAGGTGCGGAGCTTTTCCTTGGAGGGGCCGCCGATGGCGATTTGCTGAATGCCGAGTACCTTGAACGGACGTTGCATGGCTTGATTCCTGTCGTGAATTGAAAGACCTAATCCATAATTATAAAGGCTGGGCGCCGCCTGGGAAGGCGCTTCAGGTGCGTCGTCGGTGCGCCATGAGGAGCAGGCCGATACCGATCAAGATCATCGGCAGCGACAGCCATTGCCCCATGCTGATGGTGTAGGACTGGCCGAAAATCCCGGCATCCGGTTCGCGGAAAAATTCGGTGAAGAAGCGGAATGCGCCGTAGCCGATCAAGAACACGCCGGAGGCCGCGCCACGCGCGCGTGGCCGGCTGGTGTAGAGCCACAGGATGATGAACAGTGCGAGGCCTTCGAGACCGATGTGATAGAGCTGCGATGGGTGGCGCGGCTGCATGTCGCCGGCTTGCGGAAAGATCATCGCCCACGGCAGGCTGGCGTCGGCGACGCGGCCCCACAACTCGCCGTTGATGAAATTGCCGAGACGGCCGGCGGCCAGGCCTAGCGGGACGAGCGGGGCGATGAAATCGGTGATGTCGAACCAGGCCAGGCGATTTTTCCGTGCCCACAGCGTCATGGCCAGCAAGACCCCGAGAAAGCCGCCATGAAAGCTCATGCCGCCCTTCCAGACAGCGACGATCTCAAGCGGGTGGCTCAAGTAATAGGCCGGCTCGTAAAACAGCACCTGGCCGAGCCGGCCGCCAATGATCACGCCGAGCATGCCGTAGAACAGCAGATCGTCGAGCTGTTCGGCAGTAATGAAGCCGGGGCGGGTCTTGATCCGGTAGCGGCCGAGCAAAATAAACTGAACGAAGGCAACGAGGTACATCAAACCGTACCAACGCACCGACAGTGGGCCAAGCGAAAAAGCGACCGGGTCGAACTGGGGGTGAAGAAGCATTGATGGCTTAGAGTGGGCTAGAATTAGCCGATTATAGTTCGCGCCTTTCGTTATCGAATTCCGGCGCATAGTTTTGACGGAGATAGTCATGCCCCAGTACCGTTCCCGCACTTCCACCCACGGTCGCAACATGGCCGGCGCGCGCGCCTTGTGGCGCGCCACCGGCATGAAGGACGGCGATTTCGGCAAACCGATCATTGCCGTCGTTAACTCCTTCACGCAATTCGTGCCGGGCCATGTGCACCTGAAGGACATGGGCCAGCTGGTCGCCCGCGAAATCGAGGCGGCCGGCGGCATCGCCAAGGAGTTCAACACGATTGCCATCGATGACGGCATCGCCATGGGGCACAGCGGCATGCTGTATTCCTTGCCGTCGCGCGACCTGATCGCCGACTCCGTCGAATACATGGTCAATGCCCACTGTGCCGACGCCATGGTCTGCATCTCCAACTGCGACAAGATCACCCCGGGCATGCTGATGGCAGCCATGCGCCTGAACATCCCGGTGGTCTTCGTCTCCGGCGGTCCGATGGAAGCCGGCAAGGTCAGCTGGAAAGACCAGACCATCAAGGTCGATCTGATCGATGCGATGATCAAGGCCGGCGACCGGTCGGTTTCCGATCAGGAAGTCGAGAGCTTCGAGCGTTCCGCCTGTCCGACCTGCGGTTCGTGCTCCGGCATGTTTACCGCCAATTCGATGAACTGTCTGACCGAGGCCCTGGGTCTCAGCTTGCCCGGCAATGGAACGGTCGTCGCCACGCATGCCGACCGCAAGCAGCTTTTCCTGCGCGCCGGCCGTCTCGTCGTCGACTTGTGCAAGCGCTATTACGAACAGGACGACGCGTCGGTGCTGCCGCGCTCGATCGTCACCAAGGAAGCCTTCGAGAACGCCATGACCCTCGATGTGTCGATGGGCGGTTCGACCAACACCGTGTTGCACATCCTGGCGATGGCGCGCGAAGGCGGCGTCGATTTCACCATGCCGGACATCGATCGCATTTCCCGCCGCGTGCCCTGCCTGGCCAAGGTGGCGCCGGCGACCCAGGAATAC harbors:
- a CDS encoding TolC family protein, translating into MSASLAFAQPAYDLPHLEALAMESSRAVLAARDQVTAARSAIDSAGAFANPEVEFLAGTARSRGAAGNPGDARSLTLTQPLDMPWRRVARIGAAEAGLDVTVAATRAFEADILARLRMRYFEVLRRQVELQNALEDAALMDDVRSRIALRVEVGEAPRFELIKADAEMLMARKTAQAAGFRVEQSRSLLRQAVGNALPADFTLSGRLRDVPDLPPLPGLSKQLAENSPDLARARAEMRRAQRQLDFEKAQRWPNLALKASVDEDPDMRTSKFGVVVSIPLWDRRRGPVGEAAAQLARSRNELEAQEFSLGQALQVAYQQYEIAEAQVTALEGGIVKQAQAALKVAESAYRFGERGFLEVLDAQRVYRAARSELIAAAYELAAAWVDIERLRATPGEKTE
- a CDS encoding efflux RND transporter periplasmic adaptor subunit, with translation MKNALVLLLSAALLLGCDKEDAPGAAAPVADPAVVTPAPELLAQLKLHQVTTEPVAETLRVAGKIDFDEQRLARIGATVTGRVTQIDALLGQAVKKGEVLARLNSSELSSQQLAYLKARAQLELNRRNAERAKALFQADVIGAAELQRRESEHQISLAETRAAADQLQLLGVSPAAIDRLAKQGAVDSVTPVVASLGGVVVERKLAQGQVVQPADALFVVADLTRLWAVAQVPEQQVSQVKTGQIVNIEVPALGNEKLVGKLIFVGQTIDPDTRTVLVRTELDNADGRLKPAMLATMLIEAKAVDRLVVPASAVVRENDEDHVFVAEANGAFRLLKVKLGPEQGGRRVVLSGLKGQEKLVIDGAFHLNNERNRKEMEGA
- a CDS encoding efflux RND transporter permease subunit; translated protein: MIESLVRAALKQRLIVVVIAIVLFVFGMDAARKLSVDAFPDVTNVQVQIATEAQGRSPEEVERFATVPLEVAMTGLPGLEEMRSLNKPGLSLITLVFNDKTDVYFARQLVMERLLEVGSRLPQGITPVLGPVSTGLGEVYQYTLERPDDGDRTLTPEELMQRRIAQDWVVRPLLRSIPGVAEINSQGGYAKQYQVLVNPDKLRHYGLSVADVYQAVGRNNANAGGGVLPQFAEQYLIRGVGLVRDLEDLRAIVLREKDGVPVYVRDVAEVEIGHEVRQGAVIKNGVTEAVGGVVMMTAGGNAKAVVGLIKARVDEINAKGMLPDGLKITAYYDRSELVDAALWTVTKVLLEGVVLVVVVLFLFLGDVRSSLIVVATLVLTPLLTFMAMNQLGISANLMSLGGLAIAIGLMVDGSVVVVENAFLQLGRQAKSGESQLRVILRAVVEVATPVIFGVGIIILVFLPLMTLQGMEGKMFAPLAYTIAIALGISLILSMTLTPVMSTYLLKPPVHDGDHDTKLIAAMKKRYMKLLHWTLGNEKKTVTLAVAAFVATVGVLPFLGTAFIPEMKEGSVVPGINRVPNISLDESIKMEMEAMRLVMQVPGVKSAVSGVGRGESPADPQGPNESTPIVSLKPRSEWPSGWNQDDIQDAMRDKLKALPGVQIVMAQPISDRVDEMVTGVRSDIAVKVFGDDLDQLRKIAGQIGKVAQALPGAQDLRIERISGQQYLSVEIDRQAIARLGINVSDVNDLLETAIGGKVATEIFEGERRFPGVVRLPERFRNNVEAISNVLITSPNGAQARLADVAQIKVMDGPAQISRELGKRRIVVGVNVKDRDLGSFVAELQQKVGQEIKLPEGYYLEWGGQFQNMERALGHLTVIIPITIAAIFFLLFLLFNSLRFATLIITVLPFASIGGIVGLFVSREYLSVPASVGFIALWGIAVLNGVVLVSYIRGLRQEGRTVREAVIEGASLRFRPVMMTATVAMLGLIPFLFSNGPGSEVQRPLAIVVIGGLITCTLLTLLVLPTIYRWFDDEEVEA
- a CDS encoding P-II family nitrogen regulator encodes the protein MKEIKAVIRPNKLSALRDALVSLPGFPGMTVTRVEGCSAPSRHVARHTIKEVLTDYTAKVRIEIVAPDDVAEAIFQRITEVAQTGHYGDGLVWITELEKAAFIFKSTPGAD
- a CDS encoding PAS domain S-box protein codes for the protein MENVLNPGASLTLMSPTELQEGVASLSRGAYFKEASFEMTLSILTESAAQMSGIERVSIWALTDQQQELRCLDLYELAGRRHSRGEAVRASRYPRYFIDLSSANCISADDASLHPSTAEFAGDYLAKHKITAMLDTPIHIRGELQGVFRLEQVGSRQPWATAHRLFAHAVANLVTLALVEYEADEARRLAASAKERLEAVFSASRDALLLSDGESGVILDANRQAEKLFGCARRELVGRHHRQLHPESVAAKAAREFQRVLDGLGDAVQLSEIKRSDGTVQAVEITTEVADLSDGRRLALGIFRQV
- a CDS encoding VOC family protein, whose protein sequence is MQRPFKVLGIQQIAIGGPSKEKLRTLWVEKFGLEITSTFVSERENVDEDICAMGTGPFKVEVDLMQPLDPEKKPAVHTTPLNHVGLWIDDLPKAVEWLSANGVRFAPGGIRKGAAGFDITFLHPKGNEEFPIGGEGVLIELVQAPPEVVSAFAKLAAQ
- the lgt gene encoding prolipoprotein diacylglyceryl transferase, which produces MLLHPQFDPVAFSLGPLSVRWYGLMYLVAFVQFILLGRYRIKTRPGFITAEQLDDLLFYGMLGVIIGGRLGQVLFYEPAYYLSHPLEIVAVWKGGMSFHGGFLGVLLAMTLWARKNRLAWFDITDFIAPLVPLGLAAGRLGNFINGELWGRVADASLPWAMIFPQAGDMQPRHPSQLYHIGLEGLALFIILWLYTSRPRARGAASGVFLIGYGAFRFFTEFFREPDAGIFGQSYTISMGQWLSLPMILIGIGLLLMAHRRRT
- the ilvD gene encoding dihydroxy-acid dehydratase — its product is MPQYRSRTSTHGRNMAGARALWRATGMKDGDFGKPIIAVVNSFTQFVPGHVHLKDMGQLVAREIEAAGGIAKEFNTIAIDDGIAMGHSGMLYSLPSRDLIADSVEYMVNAHCADAMVCISNCDKITPGMLMAAMRLNIPVVFVSGGPMEAGKVSWKDQTIKVDLIDAMIKAGDRSVSDQEVESFERSACPTCGSCSGMFTANSMNCLTEALGLSLPGNGTVVATHADRKQLFLRAGRLVVDLCKRYYEQDDASVLPRSIVTKEAFENAMTLDVSMGGSTNTVLHILAMAREGGVDFTMPDIDRISRRVPCLAKVAPATQEYHIEDVHRAGGIMGILGELDRAGLLHRDLPTVYSATLGEAIDRWDVVREHDVTVHEFFKAAPGGVPTQTAFSQDRRYNELDLDRTHGCIRNKANAYTQDGGLAVLYGNIALDGCIVKTAGVDESIWKFTGKARVFESQDAAVEAILGEKIVAGDVVVIRYEGPKGGPGMQEMLYPTSYLKSMGLGKECALLTDGRFSGGTSGLSIGHASPEAANGGAIGLVEEGDTIEIDIPNRRIHLAISDDELTARRVAMDAKGDAAWLPVDRERVVSAALQAYALMATSADKGAVRDVTQIQRRK